A DNA window from Candidatus Dormiibacterota bacterium contains the following coding sequences:
- a CDS encoding DUF1611 domain-containing protein: MSALPERRYAILTEGMLATSSGKTAHGVLRYRGESVVAVIDSKFAGKRVIDVLPWLGSTAPIVASFEEALAFEPTALLIGVATEGGRLPSDHRAAVLAAVDAGLEIVSGLHELLRD; this comes from the coding sequence ATGTCCGCTCTACCTGAACGCCGATACGCGATTTTGACCGAAGGGATGCTCGCCACGTCGAGCGGGAAGACCGCGCACGGCGTCTTACGCTATCGCGGCGAGTCGGTCGTGGCCGTCATCGACTCGAAATTTGCCGGTAAACGCGTGATCGACGTGTTGCCCTGGCTCGGGTCGACCGCGCCGATCGTGGCGTCGTTCGAAGAAGCCCTTGCATTCGAGCCGACCGCGCTCTTGATCGGCGTCGCGACGGAAGGCGGTCGTCTGCCGTCGGACCATCGGGCGGCGGTGCTCGCTGCGGTAGACGCGGGCCTCGAAATCGTGAGCGGTTTGCACGAGCTGCTGCGAGAC